In Gammaproteobacteria bacterium, one DNA window encodes the following:
- a CDS encoding acetyl-CoA carboxylase biotin carboxylase subunit produces MLRKIFIANRGEIAVRIIRACAEMGIRSVAVYSEADRFALHVKKADESYCIGSEPMACYLNIHALVDLALATGCDAVHPGYGFLSENAQFARACKERGLIFIGPEPDVIHRMGDKTEARNAMIAAGIPVTPGSDGNLHSVDEALQVAGKIGYPVMLKATSGGGGRGIRRCDNAEELKRNYARVISEATKAFGSADVFLEKCIVNPRHIEVQVLADHHGNVIHLYERDCSIQRRNQKLIEIAPSPQLDEAQRQYIGGLAVIAAKSVGYTNAGTVEFLLDDSGRFYFMEMNTRVQVEHTITETITGVDIVEEQIRVAAGLPLRFKQEEIVRRGFAIQFRVNAEDPKNNFLPSFGRISRYYAPGGPGVRTDTAIYTGYEIPPFYDSMVAKVIVSALTWEDAIKRGQRTLRDMGLFGIKTTIPYYLKILKHPQFRSGKFNTGFVEQNPNLIQYSDKPRPEVLASVIAAVVASHTGL; encoded by the coding sequence ATGTTACGTAAAATCTTCATCGCCAATCGCGGCGAAATTGCGGTGCGCATCATTCGCGCGTGTGCCGAGATGGGTATCCGCTCGGTGGCGGTTTATTCGGAGGCGGATCGTTTCGCGTTGCATGTCAAGAAGGCCGATGAGTCGTATTGCATCGGCAGCGAGCCGATGGCGTGCTATCTGAACATCCATGCGCTGGTCGATCTGGCGCTGGCGACCGGTTGCGATGCAGTGCACCCGGGCTATGGATTTTTGTCCGAGAACGCGCAATTCGCGCGCGCCTGCAAGGAACGCGGACTGATTTTCATCGGTCCGGAACCGGACGTGATCCATCGCATGGGCGACAAAACCGAGGCGCGCAATGCGATGATCGCTGCCGGGATTCCGGTGACACCCGGCTCGGACGGCAATCTGCATTCGGTCGACGAGGCGTTGCAAGTCGCCGGAAAAATCGGCTATCCGGTGATGCTGAAAGCGACGTCCGGCGGCGGCGGGCGTGGCATCCGCCGTTGCGACAACGCGGAAGAACTCAAACGCAATTACGCCCGGGTGATTTCCGAAGCGACCAAGGCTTTCGGCAGCGCCGACGTGTTTCTGGAAAAGTGCATCGTCAACCCGCGCCATATCGAAGTGCAAGTGCTGGCCGATCACCACGGCAATGTCATTCACTTGTACGAACGCGACTGTTCGATTCAGCGCCGCAATCAGAAACTGATCGAAATCGCACCATCGCCGCAACTCGACGAAGCGCAGCGCCAGTACATTGGCGGCTTGGCGGTGATCGCGGCGAAATCGGTCGGCTACACCAACGCCGGAACGGTCGAGTTTCTGCTGGACGATAGCGGTCGTTTTTATTTCATGGAAATGAACACGCGTGTGCAGGTCGAGCACACTATCACCGAAACCATCACCGGTGTTGACATCGTCGAAGAACAAATCCGTGTGGCGGCGGGCTTACCGTTGCGTTTCAAGCAGGAGGAAATCGTGCGGCGTGGTTTTGCCATTCAGTTTCGCGTCAACGCCGAAGACCCGAAAAACAATTTCCTGCCGAGTTTCGGCCGCATTTCGCGTTACTACGCGCCGGGCGGTCCTGGCGTGCGCACCGATACGGCGATTTATACCGGTTACGAGATTCCGCCGTTTTACGATTCGATGGTGGCAAAAGTCATCGTCAGCGCGCTGACCTGGGAAGATGCGATCAAGCGCGGACAACGTACCTTGCGCGACATGGGATTGTTCGGCATCAAAACGACGATTCCGTATTATTTAAAGATTTTGAAGCATCCGCAATTTCGCAGCGGCAAATTCAATACCGGCTTTGTCGAGCAGAACCCGAATCTGATCCAATATTCCGATAAACCCCGGCCGGAAGTGCTGGCAAGCGTGATCGCCGCCGTGGTCGCTTCGCACACCGGTCTGTAG
- the oadA gene encoding sodium-extruding oxaloacetate decarboxylase subunit alpha, whose translation MQKVHITDVILRDAHQSLIATRMRTEDMLPACSMLDNIGYWSLECWGGATFDACLRFLKEDPWERLSKLKAALPNTPLQMLLRGQNLLGYRHYSDDVVRAFVKRAAANGMDVFRIFDALNDVRNLRTAIEAAKETGKHAQGTICYTTSPVHDTASFITLAKELAALGCDSIAIKDMAGLLTPYATSELVKALKDTVDVPIHLHSHATSGLAEMCQLKAIEAGCRHIDTALSSWSGGTSHPPTESLVMALQGTKHDTGLNLQKLQEVNDYFAQVRKKYHRFESEFTGVDTRVHVFQVPGGMISNLANQLQERNALDRISEVYAEIPRVRKDLGYPPLVTPTSQIVGTQAVLNVLTGKRYETITNEVKRYLQGGYGKAPAPIDTGLQKRAIGKEDIIDCRPADLLKPEFEHLRQEIGHLALNDEDVLSYAMFPEIGKQFLELRSTGHLVPEPLEIATTGSNGVQKAPTEFNVALHGESYHVKVTGTSPKNQSLRHFYFMVDGMPEEIVVETLDEIVLDGGTQGAVKSTIGSKRRRPAAEGDVVVSMPCNILDVLVKEDQKVSAGQPVLITEAMKMETEITAPISGIVKAVHVVKGESVNPNEVLIEIGG comes from the coding sequence ATGCAAAAAGTTCACATCACCGACGTCATTTTGCGCGACGCGCACCAATCCCTGATCGCCACCCGGATGCGCACCGAGGACATGCTGCCGGCCTGTTCGATGCTCGACAATATCGGTTATTGGTCGCTGGAATGCTGGGGCGGTGCGACATTCGACGCCTGTTTGCGTTTTCTGAAAGAAGATCCGTGGGAGCGCCTGAGCAAACTCAAGGCCGCGTTGCCGAACACGCCGCTGCAAATGCTGCTGCGCGGGCAGAATCTGCTCGGTTACCGTCATTATTCCGACGATGTCGTGCGCGCGTTCGTCAAGCGCGCCGCCGCCAACGGCATGGACGTGTTCCGCATTTTCGATGCGCTGAACGACGTGCGCAACCTCAGAACCGCAATCGAAGCAGCCAAGGAAACCGGCAAGCACGCGCAAGGCACGATTTGCTACACCACCAGCCCGGTGCACGATACCGCCAGTTTTATTACGCTGGCCAAAGAGCTGGCCGCGCTGGGTTGCGACTCGATCGCCATCAAGGACATGGCCGGATTGCTGACGCCGTATGCCACCAGCGAGCTGGTTAAAGCCCTGAAAGACACCGTCGACGTGCCAATCCATCTGCATTCGCACGCCACTTCCGGCCTGGCCGAAATGTGCCAGTTGAAAGCCATCGAAGCCGGTTGCCGCCACATCGACACGGCCTTGTCGTCATGGTCGGGCGGCACCAGCCATCCGCCAACCGAGAGTCTGGTCATGGCGTTGCAAGGCACGAAACACGATACCGGACTGAACTTGCAGAAGCTGCAAGAAGTGAACGATTATTTCGCGCAAGTGCGCAAGAAATACCACCGTTTCGAGAGCGAATTCACCGGTGTCGACACGCGCGTGCATGTGTTCCAGGTGCCCGGCGGCATGATTTCGAATCTGGCCAATCAATTGCAGGAACGCAATGCGCTGGATCGCATCAGCGAAGTTTATGCGGAAATTCCGCGCGTACGTAAAGATTTGGGCTACCCGCCGCTGGTCACGCCGACGTCGCAAATCGTCGGCACACAGGCGGTGTTGAATGTGCTGACCGGCAAGCGCTACGAAACCATCACCAATGAAGTGAAACGCTATTTACAAGGCGGCTACGGCAAAGCCCCGGCGCCGATCGATACCGGTCTGCAAAAGCGCGCCATCGGCAAGGAAGACATCATCGATTGCCGTCCTGCCGATCTGTTGAAACCGGAATTCGAACACCTGCGCCAAGAAATCGGGCATCTGGCGCTGAACGACGAAGACGTACTGAGTTACGCCATGTTTCCAGAAATCGGCAAGCAATTCCTGGAACTGCGTTCCACCGGCCACCTCGTGCCGGAACCGCTCGAAATTGCAACGACCGGCAGCAACGGCGTGCAAAAAGCGCCGACCGAGTTCAATGTCGCATTGCACGGCGAGTCGTACCACGTCAAAGTCACCGGCACCAGCCCAAAAAATCAATCGTTGCGGCACTTTTATTTCATGGTCGACGGCATGCCGGAAGAAATCGTCGTCGAAACGCTCGATGAAATCGTGCTCGACGGCGGCACCCAAGGCGCCGTCAAAAGCACTATCGGCAGCAAACGCCGCCGCCCCGCCGCCGAGGGCGACGTCGTCGTCAGCATGCCGTGCAACATCCTCGACGTGCTGGTCAAGGAAGACCAGAAAGTCAGCGCCGGACAACCGGTACTGATCACCGAAGCGATGAAAATGGAAACCGAAATCACCGCCCCGATCAGCGGCATCGTCAAGGCTGTGCACGTCGTTAAAGGCGAATCGGTAAATCCGAATGAGGTGTTGATTGAGATTGGGGGATAA
- a CDS encoding PEP-CTERM sorting domain-containing protein has protein sequence MNKLKSTIIATATAVVFAAPASAAVTVFSDNFDSYSPLALNWTPPLASGWTVSSGTVDLIGVGFIDILPGNGNYIDLDGSTADSGVFANSVNLTGGVTYTLSFDLAGSQRGSTETANVSFGTATASFTLNSSDPLTAHSLNFTPSASGIYSFSYENLGGDNIGLLLDNVSVSAVPEPETYAMLLAGLGMLGFMLRSRKANA, from the coding sequence ATGAATAAACTCAAATCAACCATTATCGCCACAGCGACAGCAGTCGTGTTTGCTGCGCCTGCCAGCGCGGCAGTGACTGTTTTCTCCGACAATTTCGATAGCTATTCGCCATTGGCACTCAATTGGACGCCACCCCTTGCAAGCGGATGGACAGTTTCCAGCGGCACAGTTGATTTAATCGGAGTCGGTTTTATCGATATCTTGCCTGGCAACGGAAACTATATCGATCTGGACGGCAGCACGGCTGATAGCGGCGTCTTTGCCAATAGCGTCAATTTGACCGGCGGCGTTACCTATACACTATCCTTTGACCTGGCCGGCAGCCAGCGCGGCTCCACTGAAACGGCCAATGTCAGTTTCGGTACTGCCACTGCATCCTTTACGTTGAATAGCTCCGATCCGTTGACAGCACACAGCTTGAATTTCACGCCATCCGCATCGGGTATTTATAGCTTCAGCTATGAAAATTTGGGCGGAGATAATATTGGATTACTGCTCGATAACGTATCGGTATCCGCCGTTCCGGAACCGGAAACCTATGCCATGCTGCTAGCCGGTTTAGGAATGTTGGGCTTTATGCTGCGTAGCAGAAAAGCGAATGCTTAA
- a CDS encoding EAL domain-containing protein: MGNANRTKSQLLEEIERLNSELAAVKRMTEQRTHELYVSEERFSLAMRGANDGLWDWNLETDDVYYSPRWKSMLGYKESELENNLNTWASLVNSDDKVVALEKVQDYFDGRKDSFEVEMRMRHKDGHEVFVLSRAILVTRGSDGKPVRLVGTHVDITERKKAEAHDSKQAEILEMIAIGRPAPEIYDAIALMYESRHPGMRCSMLELSGNKLLHGGAPSLPKIYCEAVHGLENGPSVGSCGTSTFTGKRVLVENIETDPKWEKIKQFALPHGMRCCWSEPVKDSSGKVLGAFGMYYNHPALPDESELKDLIAGARLTGIVMERDQAQKRIRTLAYTDELTGLASRAFFMQHTEEITKSSHRHGHRFGLLYIDLDDFKCVNDSLGHDAGDLLLKTIAQRLLTTCRETDFIARLGGDEFCILIEEVEEDYAANVAKRCLEAISQPIEIYFRKLVPACSIGIAYYPDDGDNLSALLKAADISLYTAKENGKNHYAFYKAELTHKAEYRFQIEQSLREVIEKQQLSLVYQPQVNIVSGEILGVEVLCRWHHAQLGQVPPNEFVATAERIGMIKPLTEWVLRTACSQLVAWKKAGFQQLRMAVNISPSLFLDKGFVLLVKRILDEVGVAPAELELEVTEGIVQTDPRNLTVFQDLKDLGVLLSIDDFGTGYSSFASLKHLQADYLKIDRYFVDGMQTDPKTLMLVSSMIEMGRKLGYGIVAEGVETLAQLEILRNLNCEIVQGYLFSKPAAAGSISELLNGQTHREILGQCRMDEMV, encoded by the coding sequence ATGGGTAATGCCAATCGAACGAAGTCTCAACTGCTGGAAGAAATCGAGCGGTTAAATTCCGAACTGGCAGCCGTCAAGCGGATGACGGAGCAACGCACCCATGAGTTGTATGTCAGCGAAGAGCGCTTTTCCCTGGCGATGCGCGGAGCTAACGACGGGTTGTGGGATTGGAATCTGGAAACGGACGACGTCTATTATTCACCGCGCTGGAAAAGTATGCTCGGCTATAAAGAAAGCGAGCTGGAAAATAATCTGAATACTTGGGCCAGCCTAGTAAATTCGGACGACAAGGTTGTTGCGCTGGAAAAGGTTCAGGATTACTTCGACGGCCGTAAAGATTCCTTCGAGGTTGAGATGCGCATGCGGCACAAGGATGGCCACGAAGTTTTCGTACTTTCCCGCGCAATTCTGGTTACGCGCGGATCGGACGGTAAACCGGTTCGTCTCGTCGGTACGCACGTCGATATCACCGAACGCAAAAAAGCCGAAGCGCATGACAGTAAACAGGCCGAAATCCTTGAAATGATTGCAATCGGGCGTCCCGCACCGGAGATCTACGATGCCATAGCGCTGATGTACGAATCCCGCCACCCCGGCATGCGCTGCTCGATGCTCGAATTGAGCGGCAACAAGCTGCTCCACGGCGGTGCGCCGAGCCTGCCGAAAATTTATTGCGAAGCGGTGCATGGCTTGGAAAACGGACCCAGCGTCGGCTCCTGCGGAACATCGACGTTTACCGGGAAACGTGTCCTGGTGGAAAACATCGAGACCGATCCCAAGTGGGAAAAAATCAAACAGTTCGCCCTCCCGCATGGCATGCGTTGTTGCTGGTCAGAGCCGGTCAAGGATTCCAGCGGAAAAGTATTGGGCGCGTTTGGCATGTATTACAACCACCCCGCGCTGCCCGATGAGAGTGAATTAAAAGACCTGATAGCAGGCGCCAGACTGACGGGAATTGTCATGGAACGCGATCAAGCGCAAAAACGCATCCGCACGCTGGCGTATACCGATGAGTTGACGGGGCTGGCCAGCCGCGCTTTTTTCATGCAGCACACGGAAGAAATCACTAAATCGTCGCACCGGCATGGCCATCGTTTCGGGCTGCTCTACATCGATCTGGATGACTTCAAATGTGTCAACGACAGTCTTGGGCACGATGCCGGTGACTTGCTGCTGAAGACCATTGCGCAGCGCCTGCTAACCACTTGCCGCGAAACCGATTTCATAGCGCGGCTGGGCGGGGATGAATTTTGCATTCTCATCGAAGAAGTCGAAGAAGATTACGCCGCCAATGTGGCCAAACGTTGCCTTGAAGCGATCTCGCAGCCGATCGAAATTTATTTCCGCAAACTGGTGCCGGCGTGCAGTATCGGGATCGCCTATTATCCCGACGATGGCGACAATCTTTCCGCTTTATTGAAGGCGGCGGATATTTCGCTGTATACAGCCAAGGAGAATGGCAAAAATCATTATGCTTTCTATAAAGCGGAATTGACGCACAAAGCGGAGTACCGTTTCCAGATCGAGCAGAGCCTGCGGGAAGTCATCGAAAAGCAGCAGTTATCGCTGGTTTATCAACCTCAGGTCAATATCGTTAGCGGAGAAATTCTCGGTGTCGAGGTGCTGTGCCGCTGGCATCATGCGCAATTGGGGCAAGTCCCGCCCAACGAATTTGTCGCCACCGCCGAGAGAATCGGCATGATCAAACCGCTCACCGAATGGGTGCTGCGAACCGCATGCAGTCAATTGGTCGCCTGGAAGAAAGCCGGTTTTCAGCAGTTGCGCATGGCGGTTAACATTTCCCCGAGTCTTTTTCTGGACAAGGGATTCGTGCTGCTGGTTAAGCGCATCCTGGATGAAGTCGGCGTCGCTCCAGCCGAGTTGGAACTCGAGGTGACGGAAGGCATCGTGCAAACCGATCCGCGCAATCTTACCGTTTTTCAGGATTTGAAAGATTTGGGCGTGTTGTTATCCATTGACGATTTCGGCACCGGTTATTCGTCGTTTGCCTCGCTGAAACACCTGCAAGCCGACTACCTGAAAATCGACCGGTATTTCGTTGACGGCATGCAGACCGACCCGAAAACCCTCATGCTGGTCAGCTCGATGATAGAAATGGGACGGAAACTGGGCTACGGCATCGTGGCCGAAGGTGTCGAAACCCTCGCGCAACTGGAAATTCTTAGAAACCTGAACTGTGAAATCGTACAGGGCTATCTGTTCAGTAAACCGGCCGCCGCTGGCAGCATTTCAGAATTGCTGAACGGTCAGACGCACAGGGAAATTCTCGGGCAGTGCCGGATGGATGAGATGGTGTGA
- a CDS encoding PH domain-containing protein, translating into MHVFKSKIDNWVLICLLLSISACLMGASVALMVGGTVNYVFAAIILILGAGFPVWLYASTRYIVTDDDLKIISGPFSWTIPIQSIVSVQETQSASASPALSFDRLEIIYGEDKAIIVSPLDKAKFIQKLGKDKLIVNRKNARTKAADKDSKNNPKKNKANRKNPLV; encoded by the coding sequence ATGCATGTCTTCAAGTCTAAAATCGATAATTGGGTCCTGATTTGTTTATTGCTCTCCATTTCGGCCTGTCTGATGGGTGCATCGGTCGCACTGATGGTCGGCGGAACGGTCAATTACGTGTTTGCCGCGATCATATTGATTCTGGGTGCCGGCTTCCCGGTTTGGCTCTATGCTTCAACCCGGTACATCGTAACGGACGATGATCTCAAAATCATCAGTGGCCCATTTTCCTGGACTATCCCTATTCAATCGATCGTATCCGTGCAGGAGACGCAGAGTGCGTCGGCAAGTCCGGCGTTGTCGTTTGACCGTCTGGAAATCATCTACGGAGAAGATAAAGCGATCATTGTCTCGCCGCTTGATAAAGCAAAATTCATACAGAAACTGGGCAAGGACAAATTGATCGTCAACCGCAAAAATGCCCGGACAAAAGCCGCGGACAAGGATTCCAAAAACAATCCCAAAAAAAACAAGGCAAACCGAAAGAATCCACTGGTCTGA
- the carA gene encoding glutamine-hydrolyzing carbamoyl-phosphate synthase small subunit — translation MSQRPHAILALADGTIFRGVSIGVEGINTGEVAFNTAMTGYQEILTDPSYCRQIITLTYPHIGNTGTNAEDYESGNIEKVYAAGLVIRDLPLMASNFRKTRTLSEFLQEQNVVAIAEIDTRKLTRILREKGAQAGCIMAGDVDEAHALKTAQAFPGLAGMDLAKVVSCRQSYTWSEGEWSLESGFRTQDNPRFHVAAFDFGIKRTILRKLAQRGCNVTVFPAQTPAEEILKIQPDGVFLSNGPGDPEPCDYAISATQALLKKNIPLFGICLGHQLLGLAAGARTIKMKFGHHGANHPVQDVASGKVIITSQNHGFAVDIDTLPATARITHVSLFDGSLQGFELTDKPAFCFQGHPEASPGPHEADYLFDKFIAMMQRHKSQHSQ, via the coding sequence GTGTCACAACGACCGCACGCCATCCTCGCACTTGCCGATGGAACAATTTTTCGTGGCGTGTCTATTGGTGTCGAAGGTATCAATACCGGCGAAGTAGCATTCAATACGGCGATGACCGGTTATCAGGAAATATTGACCGATCCGTCTTATTGCCGCCAAATCATCACGTTGACCTACCCGCATATCGGCAACACCGGTACCAATGCGGAAGATTATGAATCCGGTAATATCGAAAAAGTATACGCAGCCGGTTTAGTAATCCGCGATCTGCCGCTCATGGCGAGCAACTTTCGCAAAACGCGCACATTATCCGAGTTCCTCCAAGAGCAAAACGTTGTGGCCATTGCCGAAATCGACACGCGCAAACTGACGCGGATTTTGCGCGAAAAAGGCGCGCAAGCCGGTTGCATCATGGCGGGTGATGTGGATGAAGCGCATGCATTAAAAACCGCTCAGGCGTTTCCCGGATTAGCCGGCATGGATCTCGCCAAAGTGGTGAGCTGCCGTCAATCGTATACCTGGAGTGAAGGTGAATGGTCGCTCGAATCCGGTTTCCGGACTCAGGACAATCCCAGATTTCACGTCGCCGCTTTTGATTTCGGCATCAAACGCACGATTTTGCGCAAACTGGCGCAGCGCGGTTGCAATGTCACGGTATTCCCGGCGCAAACGCCGGCTGAAGAGATTTTAAAAATACAACCGGACGGCGTGTTTCTGTCGAATGGTCCCGGCGATCCGGAGCCGTGCGATTACGCCATTTCCGCCACGCAAGCCTTGCTGAAAAAGAATATCCCGCTGTTCGGCATCTGCCTGGGTCATCAATTGCTTGGGTTAGCCGCCGGCGCGCGTACCATCAAAATGAAATTCGGCCATCACGGCGCCAACCATCCGGTGCAGGACGTAGCCAGCGGCAAGGTGATCATTACCAGCCAGAATCACGGTTTCGCCGTCGATATCGATACGTTGCCCGCAACCGCGCGGATCACGCATGTCTCGCTTTTCGACGGGAGTCTGCAAGGATTCGAGTTAACCGATAAACCCGCCTTCTGTTTTCAGGGTCACCCCGAAGCTAGTCCCGGTCCGCACGAAGCGGATTATTTGTTCGACAAGTTTATCGCCATGATGCAGCGCCATAAAAGCCAGCACTCTCAATAA